The Blastococcus sp. HT6-4 genome window below encodes:
- the gyrA gene encoding DNA gyrase subunit A, whose amino-acid sequence MTETPPRDRVEAVDLQQEMQRSYIDYAMSVIVGRALPEVRDGLKPVHRRVLFAMYDQGFRPDRGYVKCARPVAEVMGNYHPHGDSAIYDALVRLAQPWSMRYPLIDGQGNFGSPGNDPAAAMRYTECRLTPLAMEMLAGIDEETVDFQGNYDGRTEEPVVLPARIPNLLINGSAGIAVGMATNMPPHNLREVAAAVFWMLDHPEAEAEEALTACMERIKGPDFPTHGLIVGREGIEDAYRTGRGSVRMRAVVTVEEDSRGRVQLVVTELPYQVNPDNLAEAIAEGVREGRLQGISEIADESSDRVGRRLVITLRRDAVAKVVLNNLYKHTQLQTSFGCNMLSIVDGVPRTLRLDELVRNWVLHQIEVIQRRTRYRLRKAEERAHILRGYAKALDQLDAVIALIRSSESADAARTGLMELLDVDEIQAVSILDLQLRRLAALERQRILDELAEIEARIADLQAILASPERQRQIVRDELAEIVEKYGDDRRTQFVANEGDVSMEDLIAEEEVVVTITRTGYAKRTKSDLYRSQRRGGKGVMGAQLKQDDIVDHFFVGSTHDWILFFTNKGRVYRAKAYELPEANRTARGAHVANILAFQPDEKIAQVMQIKDYNVAPYLVLSTAKGQVKKTRLTDFDSPRQGGVIAINLRDGDELVGAALIHDGSDLLLVTRRAMSIRFKADDTALRPMGRATEGVRGISLADDDRLLSMIVVQEGVDVLVATERGFAKRTGIENYPNQGRGGKGVLTADPKARKGALVGALAVTLGDELYAITSGGGVIRTPVNGVRHNKDRATMGVKLMNLPEDVTIVAIARTTDNDEPAA is encoded by the coding sequence GTGACGGAGACCCCACCCCGCGACCGCGTCGAAGCGGTCGACCTCCAGCAGGAGATGCAGCGCAGCTACATCGACTACGCCATGAGCGTGATCGTCGGGCGTGCGCTGCCCGAGGTGCGTGACGGCCTCAAGCCGGTGCACCGGCGCGTGCTGTTCGCGATGTACGACCAGGGCTTCCGCCCCGACCGCGGGTACGTGAAGTGCGCGCGCCCGGTGGCCGAGGTCATGGGTAACTACCACCCCCACGGTGACTCGGCGATCTACGACGCCCTCGTGCGGCTGGCCCAGCCCTGGTCGATGCGTTACCCGCTGATCGACGGCCAGGGCAACTTCGGCTCCCCGGGCAACGACCCCGCGGCCGCCATGCGGTACACCGAGTGCCGGCTGACGCCGCTGGCCATGGAGATGCTGGCCGGCATCGACGAGGAGACCGTCGACTTCCAGGGCAACTACGACGGCCGCACCGAGGAGCCCGTCGTCCTGCCCGCGCGCATCCCGAACCTGCTGATCAACGGCTCGGCCGGGATCGCGGTCGGCATGGCCACCAACATGCCGCCGCACAACCTGCGCGAGGTCGCCGCCGCCGTCTTCTGGATGCTCGACCACCCCGAGGCGGAGGCCGAGGAGGCCCTCACCGCGTGCATGGAGCGGATCAAGGGCCCGGACTTCCCGACCCACGGCCTGATCGTCGGCCGGGAGGGCATCGAGGACGCCTACCGCACCGGTCGCGGCTCGGTGCGGATGCGCGCCGTCGTCACGGTCGAGGAGGACAGCCGGGGACGGGTGCAGCTGGTCGTCACCGAGCTGCCCTACCAGGTCAACCCGGACAACCTGGCCGAGGCGATCGCCGAGGGGGTCCGCGAGGGCCGCCTGCAGGGCATCAGCGAGATCGCCGACGAGTCCAGCGACCGGGTCGGCCGCCGGCTGGTCATCACGCTGCGCCGCGACGCCGTCGCCAAGGTCGTGCTGAACAACCTCTACAAGCACACCCAGCTGCAGACCTCCTTCGGCTGCAACATGCTCTCGATCGTCGACGGCGTCCCACGGACGCTGCGCCTGGACGAGCTGGTGCGGAACTGGGTGCTGCACCAGATCGAGGTCATCCAGCGGCGCACCCGCTACCGGCTGCGCAAGGCCGAGGAGCGCGCGCACATCCTGCGCGGTTACGCCAAGGCGCTCGACCAGCTGGACGCGGTCATCGCCCTCATCCGGAGCAGCGAGTCGGCGGACGCCGCGCGCACCGGCCTGATGGAGCTGCTGGACGTCGACGAGATCCAGGCCGTCTCGATCCTGGACCTGCAGCTGCGCCGGCTGGCCGCGCTGGAGCGTCAGCGGATCCTCGACGAGCTGGCCGAGATCGAGGCCCGGATCGCCGACCTGCAGGCGATCCTCGCCTCGCCCGAGCGGCAGCGGCAGATCGTCCGCGACGAGCTCGCCGAGATCGTGGAGAAGTACGGCGACGACCGGCGCACCCAGTTCGTCGCCAACGAGGGCGACGTCTCCATGGAGGACCTCATCGCCGAGGAGGAGGTCGTCGTCACCATCACCCGCACCGGGTACGCGAAGCGGACGAAGAGCGACCTCTACCGGTCGCAGCGCCGGGGCGGCAAGGGCGTCATGGGTGCCCAGCTGAAGCAGGACGACATCGTCGACCACTTCTTCGTGGGCTCCACGCACGACTGGATCCTGTTCTTCACGAACAAGGGCCGGGTGTACCGGGCCAAGGCCTACGAGCTGCCGGAGGCCAACCGCACCGCCCGCGGCGCGCACGTGGCGAACATCCTGGCCTTCCAGCCGGACGAGAAGATCGCCCAGGTCATGCAGATCAAGGACTACAACGTCGCGCCGTACCTGGTCCTCTCCACCGCCAAGGGTCAGGTGAAGAAGACCCGGCTGACCGACTTCGACTCCCCGCGCCAGGGCGGTGTCATCGCCATCAACCTGCGCGACGGCGACGAGCTGGTGGGCGCCGCGCTGATCCACGACGGGTCCGACCTGCTGCTGGTCACCCGCCGCGCCATGTCGATCCGGTTCAAGGCCGACGACACGGCGCTCCGGCCGATGGGCCGGGCCACCGAGGGCGTGCGCGGCATCTCCCTGGCCGACGACGACCGGCTGCTGTCGATGATCGTCGTCCAGGAGGGCGTCGACGTCCTGGTCGCGACCGAGCGCGGCTTCGCCAAGCGCACCGGGATCGAGAACTACCCGAACCAGGGCCGGGGCGGCAAGGGCGTGCTCACCGCCGACCCGAAGGCCCGCAAGGGCGCTCTGGTCGGGGCCCTCGCCGTGACCCTCGGCGACGAGCTGTACGCGATCACCTCGGGGGGCGGGGTCATCCGCACGCCCGTCAACGGTGTGCGGCACAACAAGGACCGTGCCACGATGGGTGTCAAGCTCATGAACTTGCCCGAAGACGTGACGATCGTGGCGATCGCGCGTACGACGGACAACGACGAGCCCGCGGCCTAG